One Obesumbacterium proteus DNA window includes the following coding sequences:
- the holA gene encoding DNA polymerase III subunit delta, translating into MTRVYPEQLAAQLREGLRACYLVMGNEPLLLQESLDLIRQQAQEHGFTEYFTFTLDAHTDWESIFSLSQAMSLFASRQIISLTLPENGANAAIGEQLTKLSTLLHSDLLLIIRGNKPTKAQENAGWFKTLSQNAVMVSCQTPEQAQLPRWVATRAKQRNLQLDEAANQLICYCYEGNLLALSQALERLSLLYPDGKLTLPRVEEAVSDAAHFSPFHWVDAILAGKSKRAWHILQQLRQEDMEPVILLRTVQREVLLLMTLKSQMSHTPLRSLFDQHKVWQNRRPAMTQALQLLSLQQLHQAVALLSHIEVVLKQDYGQSVWSELESLTLLLCGKSLPESMLNAE; encoded by the coding sequence ATGACTCGCGTTTATCCTGAGCAACTTGCCGCGCAGCTCCGTGAGGGGCTGCGCGCTTGTTATTTAGTTATGGGCAACGAACCGTTGCTCTTACAGGAAAGCCTTGATCTTATCCGCCAACAGGCGCAGGAGCATGGCTTTACTGAATATTTCACCTTTACTCTCGATGCTCATACCGATTGGGAGAGTATCTTTAGCCTTTCTCAGGCCATGAGCCTGTTTGCCAGCCGCCAAATTATCTCTCTGACGTTGCCAGAAAACGGCGCTAATGCCGCAATCGGCGAACAGCTGACTAAGCTATCTACCTTGCTGCATTCCGACCTGTTACTGATTATCCGTGGTAATAAGCCAACCAAAGCACAAGAAAATGCCGGATGGTTTAAAACACTGAGCCAAAATGCGGTTATGGTCAGTTGCCAAACGCCAGAGCAGGCTCAGCTACCGCGCTGGGTTGCGACCCGAGCCAAGCAGAGGAATTTGCAGTTAGACGAAGCAGCCAACCAGCTGATTTGTTACTGCTATGAAGGCAATTTATTGGCGCTTTCTCAGGCATTAGAACGTCTTTCATTGCTCTATCCAGACGGAAAATTAACGCTACCTCGCGTTGAGGAAGCCGTTAGCGATGCGGCCCATTTTTCGCCGTTCCACTGGGTAGATGCGATTCTTGCCGGTAAAAGCAAACGTGCATGGCATATTTTGCAGCAGCTACGCCAAGAAGACATGGAGCCCGTGATCTTACTGCGCACCGTCCAACGGGAAGTTTTGCTGCTGATGACGCTAAAAAGCCAGATGAGCCATACCCCACTGCGCAGTCTGTTTGATCAGCACAAAGTTTGGCAGAACCGTAGGCCAGCGATGACTCAGGCGTTACAGCTTCTTAGTCTTCAGCAGCTTCATCAGGCCGTCGCATTGCTGTCACACATTGAAGTCGTTCTCAAACAAGACTACGGTCAATCCGTGTGGAGTGAACTGGAGTCACTGACGCTGCTGCTTTGCGGGAAATCGTTGCCGGAGAGCATGCTTAATGCCGAATGA